In Neovison vison isolate M4711 chromosome 14, ASM_NN_V1, whole genome shotgun sequence, the following proteins share a genomic window:
- the LOC122895785 gene encoding thyroid receptor-interacting protein 11-like isoform X3 codes for MQLGNVKPRLLVLRLFLWKTHSELQPLGDATTSQNETPNSRHVLGKGTFPGDTMDLADVISSQTQINRRLPETDTLEAEVTHWKMLCPCSTQGPNTVDPETVWTLKSHIRDLQQKQIRDMDKHQLEVAVLQNTHRQKLADLTDRHRKQLMDYRRQVEDLQNQGAAGNVNRDLLEERERDLRRLKQQLTQMQRLNDSLNNLASDLRAEKEKLVRELRQATHQLEESVLRNNEDSLKNNVAVRALKVEKGRLVAKLCRAEKKLCQQKTEQSLRERAPADNGHFTKLGQEKDLEILHLRERIEQMDAEHQETKELLSFALEEHKQLAECLREQEEYIKELRERPELQEELGQSTETFRSRDILPPSGEDKDTRLPSTTDQHPRVDEDLERLTRQSRAVPLVDPKILEEIEELECEVLQLSRLKDDLEEEIQEQQKIIHNQQQGKRALLQALQEQKEKVGRLQHRQEATNAERAQLLAAKDELIRNLQVTLEELKAQLPDESPHIPRQPWEDEEVRASQPLPRENGGDERDPSQAEIQRLVQGIKEQELARQLLTEENIRLTAQVDRLSKEEIGKLTRIIQQKDVEIQGLSSRISEASHSQNRHVQQLQQQLQECALKSEQILAILNEKMREKSNLERDYHEMTDRLAAKEADLQRVQEENQKLSTRVESSGQEGCSERIRDLAHAVREKDLEVEALSQICQTLWRILQTPSPGHEVRGGRIDQFQQLLQERDTLSQRVKVMEEWKEQVRTTVQTLKRESPQLQRDLRQLQAWARTNSENVLKLQTASLDQIQTSQGRDVNLQELEKELAQLQLRIGELCNAEDLLLGNLDVIFLQTSSDSLKAGKSDPVRESSQVIREEVEELRKSGQGKETMIRTLREDQQRWIASGAATGEGEGKPREHGDSDSHTEQLQEKPAVLQNSLRAQELRIQAESEELLSSQEQLSGQLSENELLRQAVTNLKERIADLEVDVCRLKEENAKIVERSREKDMENQALQETNRLLSVTQREAASQHAAMREKALALEQLLQEREEGETGELNRLVDAVRSMQDKAAVCQREREDAVSALTQKETETCALQKEVHRLRERERRLTQELERGRHLAAEAQDSRRRQALASEDQVAQLREEVTVLQGKLALSSAAMEKAGHGARLQAESLRAQLHVVTQQKEEAVLRLAASQEEGRRCHQTLASLKLELAERMEEADALEGKLKSLRGRLHQTNADLEVKEDQLQELKKQNEVQQEMLEDTQKKLMTFVSQSEGTVDKTLLRRLFVGSFQAADAERQEALRLMASTLGIREDQLRQLRSREPAGVPSGVTGGPGPRSAPSTPAKPNHRAVANRSFSELFVQFLEVESHSAFPAPKPSARDVKPPDSGGRGKLPKKQGPSRLNAPLASTPGKKEVKPRTTAVSLIDPPGPEMDGSEHLLLNAVTDALPTYTPRILSPAQKVGKAAAKDLSKK; via the coding sequence ACATGTGCTGGGGAAAGGGACTTTCCCTGGGGACACCATGGATCTGGCTGATGTCATCTCATCCCAGACTCAGATCAACAGACGCCTCCCTGAGACAGACACACTGGAGGCTGAAGTGACTCACTGGAAGATGTTGTGCCCGTGTTCCACCCAGGGACCAAATACCGTCGACCCAGAAACAGTGTGGACACTGAAGAGCCACATCAGGGACCTACAGCAGAAGCAGATACGGGACATGGACAAACATCAGCTGGAAGTGGCCGTGTTGCAAAACACCCACCGGCAGAAGCTAGCAGACCTCACTGACCGGCACCGCAAACAACTAATGGACTATCGACGACAGGTGGAAGACCTGCAAAACCAAGGTGCTGCCGGGAACGTGAACCGTGACCTTcttgaggagagggaaagggatctCAGAAGGCTGAAGCAGCAACTTACACAAATGCAGCGGCTGAACGACAGTCTGAACAACCTTGCTTCGGATCTCCGAGCAGAAAAGGAGAAGTTGGTTCGTGAGCTCCGACAGGCAACACATCAGCTGGAGGAATCCGTTCTGCGCAACAACGAGGATTCCCTAAAGAACAACGTTGCCGTGAGGGCTTTAAAGGTAGAGAAAGGACGGTTAGTGGCAAAACTGTGTCGGGCCGAAAAGAAGCTTTGCCAACAGAAGACCGAACAAAGCCTCAGAGAACGGGCACCGGCAGATAATGGCCATTTCACTAAGCTCGGTCAGGAGAAAGACCTGGAGATACTCCACCTCCGGGAGAGGATCGAGCAGATGGACGCAGAGCATCAGGAAACGAAGGAACTGCTGTCCTTTGCTTTGGAGGAGCACAAGCAATTGGCAGAGTGCCTTAGGGAGCAAGAGGAGTACATCAAAGAACTCCGAGAAAGGCCAGAGCTTCAGGAGGAACTCGGCCAGTCGACCGAAACCTTCAGAAGCCGTGACATCCTACCCCCATCCGGGGAGGACAAAGACACGCGTCTCCCATCCACGACAGACCAACACCCTCGTGTGGACGAAGACCTGGAGCGCCTCACCCGACAGAGTCGCGCTGTCCCTCTGGTTGACCCGAAAATCCTCGAGGAGATTGAAGAACTCGAGTGTGAGGTCCTTCAGCTCAGCAGGTTAAAAGATGATCTCGAGGAGGAAATCCAAGAACAACAGAAGATCATTCACAACCAGCAGCAGGGGAAGAGAGCACTGCTTCAGGCCttacaggagcagaaggagaaggtgggCCGCCTTCAACACCGGCAGGAGGCGACGAACGCTGAACGCGCTCAGCTCCTCGCGGCCAAAGACGAGCTGATTCGGAATCTGCAAGTCACGCTAGAAGAGCTGAAAGCCCAGTTGCCCGACGAAAGCCCGCACATTCCGAGGCAACCCTGGGAGGATGAGGAAGTGCGAGCAAGCCAGCCTCTCCCCAGAGAGAACGGAGGGGACGAGCGTGATCCATCTCAAGCTGAAATTCAAAGGCTAGTCCAAGGAATCAAAGAACAGGAACTGGCGAGGCAGCTTCTCACTGAAGAGAACATCCGACTGACCGCGCAAGTGGATCGGCTCTCCAAAGAGGAGATCGGGAAACTCACTCGGATCATCCAGCAAAAGGATGTGGAGATTCAGGGTCTCTCCAGCAGAATCTCTGAGGCTTCTCACAGCCAGAACAGGCACGTGCAACAACTTCAGCAGCAGTTGCAAGAGTGTGCTTTGAAAAGCGAACAGATCTTGGCCATCCTGAACGAGAAGATGAGGGAGAAGAGCAATCTGGAAAGGGACTATCACGAAATGACCGATCGACTTGCTGCCAAGGAAGCAGACCTCCAGAGGGtgcaagaggaaaatcaaaaacTGTCCACGAGAGTGGAAAGCAGCGGCCAGGAGGGGTGTAGCGAAAGGATTCGGGATCTGGCCCACGCGGTTCGAGAAAAAGACCTGGAAGTGGAGGCGTTAAGTCAGATATGCCAGACTTTATGGAGGATCCTGCAAACACCCAGCCCTGGTCATGAGGTTCGAGGAGGTCGAATCGATCAGTTCCAGCAGCTTCTCCAGGAACGGGACACGTTATCACAGCGAGTGAAGGTCATGGAGGAGTGGAAAGAGCAGGTGCGGACCACGGTCCAAACTCTGAAGCGCGAGTCACCCCAGCTTCAGAGAGATCTGCGACAACTGCAGGCGTGGGCTCGCACCAACAGCGAGAACGTTCTGAAACTGCAGACAGCCTCTCTTGACCAGATCCAAACTTCCCAAGGACGGGACGTAAACTTAcaagagctagagaaggaactggCCCAACTTCAGCTCCGCATCGGGGAGCTCTGCAATGCCGAGGACCTCCTTTTAGGGAACCTCGATGTGATTTTCCTCCAGACCTCCAGCGACTCCCTGAAGGCCGGGAAATCTGACCCAGTGAGGGAGTCCTCTCAGGTGATCAGAGAGGAGGTCGAAGAGCTCAGAAAAtcagggcaaggaaaagagaCCATGATTCGAACCCTCCGGGAAGATCAGCAGAGATGGATTGCTTCAGGGGCTGCCACgggggaaggagaaggcaaaCCACGGGAACACGGCGATTCCGATTCCCACACGGAACAGCTGCAGGAGAAACCGGCCGTTCTACAAAACTCCCTTCGGGCTCAGGAGCTCCGAATCCAAGCGGAAAGTGAGGAGCTGCTTTCTTCACAGGAGCAGCTCAGTGGCCAGCTGAGTGAGAACGAGCTGCTGAGGCAGGCAGTCACCAATCTGAAGGAGAGGATAGCAGATCTCGAAGTGGACGTGTGTCGGCTGAAAGAGGAAAACGCAAAGATCGTGGAACGATCTagagaaaaggacatggaaaACCAGGCGTTGCAAGAGACAAATCGGCTGCTTTCAGTGACGCAGAGAGAGGCGGCATCCCAGCATGCTGCGAtgagagagaaggcactggccctGGAGCAACTGttgcaagagagagaagagggcgaGACCGGGGAATTGAACCGGCTCGTCGACGCCGTTCGGTCAATGCAGGACAAGGCAGCTGTGTGTCAACGGGAGAGAGAGGACGCCGTGTCGGCACTGACACAGAAAGAAACGGAAACCTGCGCCCTCCAGAAGGAGGTTCACCGGTTACGAGAGAGAGAACGGCGCCtcacccaggagctggagagagggcggCACCTCGCTGCAGAAGCCCAAGATTCTCGTCGCCGGCAAGCTTTGGCCTCCGAGGACCAAGTGGCTCAGCTAAGAGAGGAAGTGACGGTCTTGCAGGGAAAACTCGCTTTGTCTTCCGCTGCCATGGAAAAGGCCGGCCACGGAGCCCGTCTGCAGGCAGAGTCGCTGCGGGCGCAGTTGCACGTGGTCACCCAGCAGAAGGAGGAAGCTGTGCTCCGGCTCGCcgcctcccaggaagagggaaggcgcTGCCATCAAACACTAGCGAGCCTGAAGCTGGAACTGGCCGAACGGATGGAAGAGGCAGACGccctagaaggaaaactgaagtccTTACGGGGACGTTTGCATCAAACAAATGCCGacttggaggtgaaggaggaccaACTCCAAGAgctcaagaaacagaatgaggtcCAGCAGGAAATGctggaggacacacagaagaaactGATGACCTTTGTCAGTCAGTCCGAAGGAACGGTGGACAAAACCCTCCTAAGGAGACTCTTCGTGGGATCGTTCCAGGCAGCTGATGCGGAACGGCAGGAAGCCTTGAGGTTGATGGCAAGCACGCTGGGGATCCGAGAAGACCAGCTGCGGCAGCTGCGCAGCCGAGAGCCCGCGGGTGTGCCCAGCGGGGTGACTGGGGGGCCTGGACCCAGAAGCGCCCCCAGCACCCCCGCGAAACCAAATCACCGAGCTGTGGCCAATCGTTCCTTTTCAGAACTTTTTGTCCAGTTTCTAGAAGTGGAATCTCATTCGGCTTTTCCAGCGCCCAAACCCTCTGCTCGTGACGTGAAGCCCCCAGACtcgggaggaaggggaaaactgcCTAAGAAACAAGGCCCATCACGACTGAACGCTCCCCTGGCATCCACACCCGGAAAAAAGGAGGTCAAGCCCCGCACCACAGCTGTGTCTCTTATTGACCCACCCGGACCGGAAATGGATGGATCGGAGCACCTTCTTCTAAATGCTGTCACTGATGCTTTACCCACGTACACGCCGCGTATACTATCGCCTGCCCAGAAGGTTGGAAAGGCGGCGGCCAAAGACCTCTCCAAGAAATAG
- the LOC122895785 gene encoding thyroid receptor-interacting protein 11-like isoform X4, translating to MNRFPLLTPVTQILDPWRFTPSRRLPQLEIHVLGKGTFPGDTMDLADVISSQTQINRRLPETDTLEAEVTHWKMLCPCSTQGPNTVDPETVWTLKSHIRDLQQKQIRDMDKHQLEVAVLQNTHRQKLADLTDRHRKQLMDYRRQVEDLQNQGAAGNVNRDLLEERERDLRRLKQQLTQMQRLNDSLNNLASDLRAEKEKLVRELRQATHQLEESVLRNNEDSLKNNVAVRALKVEKGRLVAKLCRAEKKLCQQKTEQSLRERAPADNGHFTKLGQEKDLEILHLRERIEQMDAEHQETKELLSFALEEHKQLAECLREQEEYIKELRERPELQEELGQSTETFRSRDILPPSGEDKDTRLPSTTDQHPRVDEDLERLTRQSRAVPLVDPKILEEIEELECEVLQLSRLKDDLEEEIQEQQKIIHNQQQGKRALLQALQEQKEKVGRLQHRQEATNAERAQLLAAKDELIRNLQVTLEELKAQLPDESPHIPRQPWEDEEVRASQPLPRENGGDERDPSQAEIQRLVQGIKEQELARQLLTEENIRLTAQVDRLSKEEIGKLTRIIQQKDVEIQGLSSRISEASHSQNRHVQQLQQQLQECALKSEQILAILNEKMREKSNLERDYHEMTDRLAAKEADLQRVQEENQKLSTRVESSGQEGCSERIRDLAHAVREKDLEVEALSQICQTLWRILQTPSPGHEVRGGRIDQFQQLLQERDTLSQRVKVMEEWKEQVRTTVQTLKRESPQLQRDLRQLQAWARTNSENVLKLQTASLDQIQTSQGRDVNLQELEKELAQLQLRIGELCNAEDLLLGNLDVIFLQTSSDSLKAGKSDPVRESSQVIREEVEELRKSGQGKETMIRTLREDQQRWIASGAATGEGEGKPREHGDSDSHTEQLQEKPAVLQNSLRAQELRIQAESEELLSSQEQLSGQLSENELLRQAVTNLKERIADLEVDVCRLKEENAKIVERSREKDMENQALQETNRLLSVTQREAASQHAAMREKALALEQLLQEREEGETGELNRLVDAVRSMQDKAAVCQREREDAVSALTQKETETCALQKEVHRLRERERRLTQELERGRHLAAEAQDSRRRQALASEDQVAQLREEVTVLQGKLALSSAAMEKAGHGARLQAESLRAQLHVVTQQKEEAVLRLAASQEEGRRCHQTLASLKLELAERMEEADALEGKLKSLRGRLHQTNADLEVKEDQLQELKKQNEVQQEMLEDTQKKLMTFVSQSEGTVDKTLLRRLFVGSFQAADAERQEALRLMASTLGIREDQLRQLRSREPAGVPSGVTGGPGPRSAPSTPAKPNHRAVANRSFSELFVQFLEVESHSAFPAPKPSARDVKPPDSGGRGKLPKKQGPSRLNAPLASTPGKKEVKPRTTAVSLIDPPGPEMDGSEHLLLNAVTDALPTYTPRILSPAQKVGKAAAKDLSKK from the coding sequence ACATGTGCTGGGGAAAGGGACTTTCCCTGGGGACACCATGGATCTGGCTGATGTCATCTCATCCCAGACTCAGATCAACAGACGCCTCCCTGAGACAGACACACTGGAGGCTGAAGTGACTCACTGGAAGATGTTGTGCCCGTGTTCCACCCAGGGACCAAATACCGTCGACCCAGAAACAGTGTGGACACTGAAGAGCCACATCAGGGACCTACAGCAGAAGCAGATACGGGACATGGACAAACATCAGCTGGAAGTGGCCGTGTTGCAAAACACCCACCGGCAGAAGCTAGCAGACCTCACTGACCGGCACCGCAAACAACTAATGGACTATCGACGACAGGTGGAAGACCTGCAAAACCAAGGTGCTGCCGGGAACGTGAACCGTGACCTTcttgaggagagggaaagggatctCAGAAGGCTGAAGCAGCAACTTACACAAATGCAGCGGCTGAACGACAGTCTGAACAACCTTGCTTCGGATCTCCGAGCAGAAAAGGAGAAGTTGGTTCGTGAGCTCCGACAGGCAACACATCAGCTGGAGGAATCCGTTCTGCGCAACAACGAGGATTCCCTAAAGAACAACGTTGCCGTGAGGGCTTTAAAGGTAGAGAAAGGACGGTTAGTGGCAAAACTGTGTCGGGCCGAAAAGAAGCTTTGCCAACAGAAGACCGAACAAAGCCTCAGAGAACGGGCACCGGCAGATAATGGCCATTTCACTAAGCTCGGTCAGGAGAAAGACCTGGAGATACTCCACCTCCGGGAGAGGATCGAGCAGATGGACGCAGAGCATCAGGAAACGAAGGAACTGCTGTCCTTTGCTTTGGAGGAGCACAAGCAATTGGCAGAGTGCCTTAGGGAGCAAGAGGAGTACATCAAAGAACTCCGAGAAAGGCCAGAGCTTCAGGAGGAACTCGGCCAGTCGACCGAAACCTTCAGAAGCCGTGACATCCTACCCCCATCCGGGGAGGACAAAGACACGCGTCTCCCATCCACGACAGACCAACACCCTCGTGTGGACGAAGACCTGGAGCGCCTCACCCGACAGAGTCGCGCTGTCCCTCTGGTTGACCCGAAAATCCTCGAGGAGATTGAAGAACTCGAGTGTGAGGTCCTTCAGCTCAGCAGGTTAAAAGATGATCTCGAGGAGGAAATCCAAGAACAACAGAAGATCATTCACAACCAGCAGCAGGGGAAGAGAGCACTGCTTCAGGCCttacaggagcagaaggagaaggtgggCCGCCTTCAACACCGGCAGGAGGCGACGAACGCTGAACGCGCTCAGCTCCTCGCGGCCAAAGACGAGCTGATTCGGAATCTGCAAGTCACGCTAGAAGAGCTGAAAGCCCAGTTGCCCGACGAAAGCCCGCACATTCCGAGGCAACCCTGGGAGGATGAGGAAGTGCGAGCAAGCCAGCCTCTCCCCAGAGAGAACGGAGGGGACGAGCGTGATCCATCTCAAGCTGAAATTCAAAGGCTAGTCCAAGGAATCAAAGAACAGGAACTGGCGAGGCAGCTTCTCACTGAAGAGAACATCCGACTGACCGCGCAAGTGGATCGGCTCTCCAAAGAGGAGATCGGGAAACTCACTCGGATCATCCAGCAAAAGGATGTGGAGATTCAGGGTCTCTCCAGCAGAATCTCTGAGGCTTCTCACAGCCAGAACAGGCACGTGCAACAACTTCAGCAGCAGTTGCAAGAGTGTGCTTTGAAAAGCGAACAGATCTTGGCCATCCTGAACGAGAAGATGAGGGAGAAGAGCAATCTGGAAAGGGACTATCACGAAATGACCGATCGACTTGCTGCCAAGGAAGCAGACCTCCAGAGGGtgcaagaggaaaatcaaaaacTGTCCACGAGAGTGGAAAGCAGCGGCCAGGAGGGGTGTAGCGAAAGGATTCGGGATCTGGCCCACGCGGTTCGAGAAAAAGACCTGGAAGTGGAGGCGTTAAGTCAGATATGCCAGACTTTATGGAGGATCCTGCAAACACCCAGCCCTGGTCATGAGGTTCGAGGAGGTCGAATCGATCAGTTCCAGCAGCTTCTCCAGGAACGGGACACGTTATCACAGCGAGTGAAGGTCATGGAGGAGTGGAAAGAGCAGGTGCGGACCACGGTCCAAACTCTGAAGCGCGAGTCACCCCAGCTTCAGAGAGATCTGCGACAACTGCAGGCGTGGGCTCGCACCAACAGCGAGAACGTTCTGAAACTGCAGACAGCCTCTCTTGACCAGATCCAAACTTCCCAAGGACGGGACGTAAACTTAcaagagctagagaaggaactggCCCAACTTCAGCTCCGCATCGGGGAGCTCTGCAATGCCGAGGACCTCCTTTTAGGGAACCTCGATGTGATTTTCCTCCAGACCTCCAGCGACTCCCTGAAGGCCGGGAAATCTGACCCAGTGAGGGAGTCCTCTCAGGTGATCAGAGAGGAGGTCGAAGAGCTCAGAAAAtcagggcaaggaaaagagaCCATGATTCGAACCCTCCGGGAAGATCAGCAGAGATGGATTGCTTCAGGGGCTGCCACgggggaaggagaaggcaaaCCACGGGAACACGGCGATTCCGATTCCCACACGGAACAGCTGCAGGAGAAACCGGCCGTTCTACAAAACTCCCTTCGGGCTCAGGAGCTCCGAATCCAAGCGGAAAGTGAGGAGCTGCTTTCTTCACAGGAGCAGCTCAGTGGCCAGCTGAGTGAGAACGAGCTGCTGAGGCAGGCAGTCACCAATCTGAAGGAGAGGATAGCAGATCTCGAAGTGGACGTGTGTCGGCTGAAAGAGGAAAACGCAAAGATCGTGGAACGATCTagagaaaaggacatggaaaACCAGGCGTTGCAAGAGACAAATCGGCTGCTTTCAGTGACGCAGAGAGAGGCGGCATCCCAGCATGCTGCGAtgagagagaaggcactggccctGGAGCAACTGttgcaagagagagaagagggcgaGACCGGGGAATTGAACCGGCTCGTCGACGCCGTTCGGTCAATGCAGGACAAGGCAGCTGTGTGTCAACGGGAGAGAGAGGACGCCGTGTCGGCACTGACACAGAAAGAAACGGAAACCTGCGCCCTCCAGAAGGAGGTTCACCGGTTACGAGAGAGAGAACGGCGCCtcacccaggagctggagagagggcggCACCTCGCTGCAGAAGCCCAAGATTCTCGTCGCCGGCAAGCTTTGGCCTCCGAGGACCAAGTGGCTCAGCTAAGAGAGGAAGTGACGGTCTTGCAGGGAAAACTCGCTTTGTCTTCCGCTGCCATGGAAAAGGCCGGCCACGGAGCCCGTCTGCAGGCAGAGTCGCTGCGGGCGCAGTTGCACGTGGTCACCCAGCAGAAGGAGGAAGCTGTGCTCCGGCTCGCcgcctcccaggaagagggaaggcgcTGCCATCAAACACTAGCGAGCCTGAAGCTGGAACTGGCCGAACGGATGGAAGAGGCAGACGccctagaaggaaaactgaagtccTTACGGGGACGTTTGCATCAAACAAATGCCGacttggaggtgaaggaggaccaACTCCAAGAgctcaagaaacagaatgaggtcCAGCAGGAAATGctggaggacacacagaagaaactGATGACCTTTGTCAGTCAGTCCGAAGGAACGGTGGACAAAACCCTCCTAAGGAGACTCTTCGTGGGATCGTTCCAGGCAGCTGATGCGGAACGGCAGGAAGCCTTGAGGTTGATGGCAAGCACGCTGGGGATCCGAGAAGACCAGCTGCGGCAGCTGCGCAGCCGAGAGCCCGCGGGTGTGCCCAGCGGGGTGACTGGGGGGCCTGGACCCAGAAGCGCCCCCAGCACCCCCGCGAAACCAAATCACCGAGCTGTGGCCAATCGTTCCTTTTCAGAACTTTTTGTCCAGTTTCTAGAAGTGGAATCTCATTCGGCTTTTCCAGCGCCCAAACCCTCTGCTCGTGACGTGAAGCCCCCAGACtcgggaggaaggggaaaactgcCTAAGAAACAAGGCCCATCACGACTGAACGCTCCCCTGGCATCCACACCCGGAAAAAAGGAGGTCAAGCCCCGCACCACAGCTGTGTCTCTTATTGACCCACCCGGACCGGAAATGGATGGATCGGAGCACCTTCTTCTAAATGCTGTCACTGATGCTTTACCCACGTACACGCCGCGTATACTATCGCCTGCCCAGAAGGTTGGAAAGGCGGCGGCCAAAGACCTCTCCAAGAAATAG